From the genome of Bacteroidia bacterium:
ATCTACAACGCTTACTAAGGCACTGCAATCACTTCCTTTGGCTGTTATGTCTGGCCCTGCCACTACAAGAGGGGTTTTAACCCCTGATTCATAAAGAGTTCCTTTCCCTTGATAAAAGGGTAGTGGCGGAAAAAAAAAACGGCTATTCGTGCCGTTATCAGAAAAATAAATTATTATAGTGCTGTCTAATAATCCTTTAACCCTCATAGAATCTGCCATCCTTCCAATTTCGGTATCTAATGCTTCGCACATAGCTTTAAAATAAGGCTGAGGATTGGTGTCAATATCTGTTTGGGTTCCGGAAAGATTGGTGAATGAATGTAAATTATTGGGAGGTAAATGATAGGGGTTATGGGGAGAGTTAAAGGCCATACACAAGACCCATGGGCCGGTTACGGTATCTAACCAAGCGATTGCATCATTTACATTTTGGGTAGTTGCGTAGGTAGTACACGGATAGGAGTTGTAGTTTATGGTTCTTGACCAGTTAAAATAGCTTGGTAAAGCTCCTATGTGCTGCCCTGCATAATAACCCCAGCCCATTGGAACAGGGCCCGTTGGCGAAGTAACTCCGGTACTGCTGATGTGATATTTTCCTATTAAGGCAGTTCGGTAGTTCTGTGTTGGGTGTTTTTTGATTATTTTCGGAAACAGCCATTCGGAAGCAGATATGGAGTTTGTGTTGGTACCGTTGATGGCTCCCCCAACTCCGGTTCTAAATGGATAACGTCCGGCCATAAGGCTGGAACGGGTTGGGGAGCAAGCTGGAGTAGCCCAAAAATTGCGAAATAAAAGTCCTGTATCCCGAAGAGCCGTTAAGCGCGGTAAAGGCGCAGGATCAACACCCACACCCCAAAAAGGGGTGTAATCGTACCCCAAATCATCAGAAAGCAATATCAATACGTTTTTTTGACCTGACACACCCAAAATACCAATACCAATCCACAACGTAATCAAAATGAAGTTGCGGAAAATTAAAAGATAATTAAAAAACATAAACTATTGATTAATAACAGTTTCTTTTAGCCGTTGTGCTAAAAAAGTAGCTGTAAGGGAGTTTTTTTGCTGTAAGATTTTATCAGGAGTACCTGCATAAACTAAATATCCGCCGTTAGCTCCACCCTCAGGCCCAAGGTCAATAATCCAATCCGCACATTTAATAACCTCTAAATTATGCTCAATAACAATGATTGTATTACCAGCCTCGATAAGTTGGTTAAAAACCTGAAGCAGAATATCTACGTCATAAAAATGAAGGCCGGTTGTGGGTTCATCGAATATTAGTAAGCTATTTTTTTCGCTATTAGACCGGCTTAAGAAAGCCGCTAATTTTACCCGTTGTGCCTCACCTCCGGATAACGTACTGGAGCTTTGACCTAAACGAATATAGCCTAAGCCCACGTCTTCTAATTTTTGTAGGCGATTGACTATTTTAGGAACATTCTTAAAATGCTGGATGGCTTCGGAAACAGTCATATCTAAAACATCGGCAATATTTTTGCCTTTATAGTTGATTTCTAAGACATTTTGGGAAAAGCGTTTTCCTTTGCAGGCTTCACAGGTTATTTTAACGTCCGGTAAAAACTGCATTGGGATGAGTATTTCGCCTTCTCCTTCGCAGGATTCACAACGTCCTCCGGCAATATTGAATGAAAAAAATCCTGGGCTAAGCCGCTTTTTTTTTGAATCTGGTTGATTTGCAAACAACTCCCGAATGGCTTCAAATGCTTCTATGTATGTTACCGGATTTGAACGGGAGCTTCGCCCGATAGGGCTTTGATCCACCACTTCTACCGCTTTCAAAAGCTGAAAATCACCGGATACACTCTCATAAATCGGGGTGCTCTGGCTGACGTAGTTTGTTTTAACGGGGGTGGTAGTTAAAGCGTGCGTAAGCACTGTTCGTACCAACGTAGATTTTCCAGAACCACTAACTCCCGTTACCACGGTGAGCACACCCAAAGGAAAAGATACATTTATACCTTTTAAATTATGTTCCAAAACATTGGTTAAATTTATCCAACCTATTGGTTTTCTGTATGTAACAGGTATTGGGATTTGTAGTTTTCTGTTTAGATATTGCGCGGTTAAGGATTCTGAAGTGTTTAGTAGCGTTTGTAAATTTCCTTGTGCGACCACTTGGCCGCCCAGTTCACCGGCTTTGGGGCCAAAGTCAAGGATAAAATCTGCATTTCGGATCGTTGCTTCATCGTGCTCCACCACAATAACGGAGTTACCTTGATTTCGCAGACGCTTTAAAATCTCTATCAAGTTGTTCGCATCTCTTGGGTGCAGACCTACACTCGGCTCATCTAAGATATACATTGCACCGGTTAAATTACTTCCCAAATAAGTTGCCAAATGGATTCGTTGTGTTTCTCCGCCTGATAAAGTATTCATAGGCCGGCTAACTTGCAGATAACCAACACCTACTTGTCTTAGGTAAGCTAAACGAGTCGTGATTTCATGCAATAAACGGGTAGATAGATTTAGTTCATGCTCTCGTAATTGCTGCGGAATCTGTTCAAAGGCTTCACTTAGCTGGTCTATTGTGAGTGCTAACAAGTCTTTCATACAGTAGTTTCCTACAAAAACGTAGTTAGCTTCTTTACGCAGGCGAAATCCGCTACATTCCGGGCAGGCAGTCGGGCCTTTGTAAATATTAGGATTTGAACATCTTACTTCGGGGTATTCTCCCTTTAAAAAAGGATAAAGTCCCGGAAGTTTGTTATTACCGAACCAAAGTAAGTTTTTCTCCTCCTGCGAAAGAAGTGCATACGGAACATTTGTGCGCACCTTAAATATAGGTGCTGCAGCCAGAAAATCTCTATAAAGGTTCTTAACTGCTTTTGAGACAAAAACGGAAGTCCATGGATGTATGCAGTTGTCAGTTATGGATAAATATTTTTTCCTAAAAACAAGTTCCGGGCTAAAATCGGTTATCGTGCCGGTACCTTCGCATTTTCGGCAAGCACCGTAGGAATTATTAAAATTGAATAACTGGGGAGTAGGTCTTTCAAAAACGATTCCGTCGCGTTCAAAATTTTCCGAAAATTGAATAGTATCTTTATCTATCCAAAGAGAGCAATATCCATTTCCTTCGGTAAAAGCTATTTGAACGCTATCCGATATTCGATTTTGCTCTGCTTCATCAATATTTTCTCGAACGATAAAACGGTCAATAAGTAATTCAAGTTTTTTAGATGTAACTTTTTCTGCGCCAGATAGCACAGATTCTATTTCAATGGGATTATTGTTATAGAAAACCCTAGTAAAGCCTTTTTGGAGCAACGTTTGCAGCTCTTTCTGAATGATTGTTTTGTGCGAAATAGTAATCTTGGAAGTCAGGATAATTTTGGTACCGGTTGGTTGTTTCATAATATATTCAACAACATCACTTACGGTGTCGCTTTGCACTTCTTGGTTGCTGACCGGAGAAATGGTGCGTCCTGCTCGTGCAAATAATAATCTTAGGTATTCGTATAACTCTGTTGCGGTAGCTATGGTAGAACGAACGTTTCCGGAATGTACTTTTTGCTCTATGGCAATAGCCGGTGCTAAGCCGGA
Proteins encoded in this window:
- a CDS encoding sulfatase-like hydrolase/transferase, translated to MITLWIGIGILGVSGQKNVLILLSDDLGYDYTPFWGVGVDPAPLPRLTALRDTGLLFRNFWATPACSPTRSSLMAGRYPFRTGVGGAINGTNTNSISASEWLFPKIIKKHPTQNYRTALIGKYHISSTGVTSPTGPVPMGWGYYAGQHIGALPSYFNWSRTINYNSYPCTTYATTQNVNDAIAWLDTVTGPWVLCMAFNSPHNPYHLPPNNLHSFTNLSGTQTDIDTNPQPYFKAMCEALDTEIGRMADSMRVKGLLDSTIIIYFSDNGTNSRFFFPPLPFYQGKGTLYESGVKTPLVVAGPDITAKGSDCSALVSVVDIFRTVLAIAQLPQDSIPNTLPIDGIDFSPYFKNPNLPSNRTWLYSETFNNTALKNGITARNNRFQLLLYDNEPPLFFDIQNDPFERTNLLARTLTAFEISQYNLLCDSIMALRNTSSACSILVTDPNNDLPNTAIKIYPNPANGFLNIWLDSNELSTATFRIFNQQGKEILSEQSIASQQVKTISITNWAYGIYLVEIHAPNRNVIRKKFMVD
- the uvrA gene encoding excinuclease ABC subunit UvrA, coding for MKRREIILQGVRVHNLKNISVNIPKNQLVVFTGVSGSGKSSLAFDTIYAEGHRQYVESLSSYARQFLARTPKPDVDTISGLAPAIAIEQKVHSGNVRSTIATATELYEYLRLLFARAGRTISPVSNQEVQSDTVSDVVEYIMKQPTGTKIILTSKITISHKTIIQKELQTLLQKGFTRVFYNNNPIEIESVLSGAEKVTSKKLELLIDRFIVRENIDEAEQNRISDSVQIAFTEGNGYCSLWIDKDTIQFSENFERDGIVFERPTPQLFNFNNSYGACRKCEGTGTITDFSPELVFRKKYLSITDNCIHPWTSVFVSKAVKNLYRDFLAAAPIFKVRTNVPYALLSQEEKNLLWFGNNKLPGLYPFLKGEYPEVRCSNPNIYKGPTACPECSGFRLRKEANYVFVGNYCMKDLLALTIDQLSEAFEQIPQQLREHELNLSTRLLHEITTRLAYLRQVGVGYLQVSRPMNTLSGGETQRIHLATYLGSNLTGAMYILDEPSVGLHPRDANNLIEILKRLRNQGNSVIVVEHDEATIRNADFILDFGPKAGELGGQVVAQGNLQTLLNTSESLTAQYLNRKLQIPIPVTYRKPIGWINLTNVLEHNLKGINVSFPLGVLTVVTGVSGSGKSTLVRTVLTHALTTTPVKTNYVSQSTPIYESVSGDFQLLKAVEVVDQSPIGRSSRSNPVTYIEAFEAIRELFANQPDSKKKRLSPGFFSFNIAGGRCESCEGEGEILIPMQFLPDVKITCEACKGKRFSQNVLEINYKGKNIADVLDMTVSEAIQHFKNVPKIVNRLQKLEDVGLGYIRLGQSSSTLSGGEAQRVKLAAFLSRSNSEKNSLLIFDEPTTGLHFYDVDILLQVFNQLIEAGNTIIVIEHNLEVIKCADWIIDLGPEGGANGGYLVYAGTPDKILQQKNSLTATFLAQRLKETVINQ